Proteins from a single region of Kineosporia corallincola:
- a CDS encoding response regulator transcription factor has product MDERDQVGQVKDGRSARPGELNVRHSDRLELAGLPPIPRQHPVRRTRVGIVDDHRLMLDGLSTWLTTRADDLDVVIAVTEFRELVRHQQFPVDVVLLDIDLGDDVPAGAKIVELSAAGVAVVVISTFSDPRRVRECVSAGALGYVPKSENADEMAHAVRAAARGEGHVTPALAAMLVTDDQGEPGPALSPQERRALVLYASGLPLKTVARQLDISVETAKTYLTRVREKYAHAGREARTKIALHRRAVEDGLLHEAEGPRDD; this is encoded by the coding sequence GTGGACGAGCGAGACCAGGTGGGACAGGTGAAAGACGGCCGATCGGCCCGGCCCGGGGAGCTGAACGTGCGGCACTCCGACAGGCTGGAGCTGGCTGGGCTGCCGCCGATTCCACGGCAGCACCCGGTGCGGCGCACCCGCGTCGGGATCGTCGACGACCACCGGCTGATGCTCGACGGGCTGAGCACCTGGCTGACGACCCGGGCTGACGACCTGGACGTCGTCATCGCCGTCACGGAATTCCGGGAACTGGTGCGGCATCAGCAGTTTCCGGTAGACGTGGTGCTGCTCGACATCGACCTGGGCGACGACGTACCGGCCGGCGCGAAGATCGTCGAGCTGTCCGCGGCCGGCGTCGCGGTGGTGGTGATCAGTACCTTCTCCGACCCCCGCCGGGTGCGGGAGTGCGTGTCGGCCGGGGCCCTGGGCTATGTGCCGAAGAGCGAGAACGCCGACGAGATGGCGCATGCCGTGCGGGCCGCGGCCCGGGGCGAGGGGCATGTGACGCCTGCTCTCGCGGCGATGCTGGTGACCGACGACCAGGGCGAACCCGGTCCGGCGCTGAGCCCTCAGGAGCGTCGGGCCCTGGTGCTCTACGCCTCCGGTCTGCCGCTGAAAACCGTTGCCCGGCAACTGGACATCTCGGTAGAGACGGCCAAGACCTACCTCACCCGGGTGCGGGAGAAATATGCCCACGCCGGGCGGGAGGCGCGCACGAAGATCGCCCTGCACCGCCGGGCCGTGGAAGACGGCCTGCTGCACGAGGCCGAGGGGCCGCGCGACGACTGA